From the Salvelinus alpinus chromosome 32, SLU_Salpinus.1, whole genome shotgun sequence genome, one window contains:
- the tmem72 gene encoding transmembrane protein 72: MGSTVKAWWVMVEVACRILGISTSAVLCVVGVETLRQGKFHSLAIYLLVSGAGMMVFEVAYFLDALLQMCLPFPPGWRVFVLWGKMARLGGFQKFLYYSMMSVVCFLHPVLVWHAVIPGIMLLVTAFFNFILSKNTETVSPKDLEDNVGITSVCVSERGGTEHTFSFLHMAMGRRGAGLAFVPRESGLGVGERGESSRAMLEVEMEQPGSELERVKKIHVHFQNSATEETEMEEYHDFEPETTSDTAPMITN, from the exons ATGGGCAGCACGGTGAAAGCCTGGTGGGTCATGGTAGAGGTTGCCTGCAGGATTCTGGGTATTTCTACGTCAGCAG TGCTTTGTGTTGTAGGAGTGGAGACGTTACGACAGGGGAAGTTCCACAGTCTGGCCATCTATCTGCT GGTGTCTGGGGCAGGTATGATGGTGTTTGAGGTAGCCTACTTCCTAGATGCCCTCTTGCAGATGTGTCTGCC ttTCCCCCCAGGGTggcgtgtgtttgtgttgtggggAAAGATGGCTCGTCTTGGAGGCTTTCAGAAGTTCCTCTACTACTCCATGATGTCAGTGGTGTGTTTCCTTCACCCTGTGTTAGTGTGGCATGCTGTTATACCAG GCATCATGCTCCTGGTCACAGCCTTCTTCAACTTCATCCTCAGCAAAAATACCGAAACAGTGTCCCCTAAAGACCTGGAGGACAATGTAGGGataacgtctgtgtgtgtgtctgagagaggaGGGACGGAACATACCTTCTCTTTCCTCCACATGGCGATGGGCAGGAGAGGGGCAGGGCTGGCCTTCGTACCCAGGGAGAGTGGCttgggagtgggggagagaggagagagcagccgGGCCATgctggaggtagagatggagcaGCCAGGGTCAGAGCTGGAGCGAGTGAAGAAAATACATGTGCATTTCCAGAACAGTGCTACAGAGGAGACAGAAATGGAGGAGTACCATGACTTTGAACCAGAAACCACCTCGGACACCGCTCCTATGATCACTAACTGA